The following are from one region of the Flavobacteriaceae bacterium UJ101 genome:
- a CDS encoding shufflon protein, which translates to MKTRNILAIAGIALTHIAYSQNIFPKSGNVGIGTTSPKNSLEIYQSSGEASLNLIGNDECLFSTYCDSDISNIQFTNKNTNVKSAIVGVKDSKNVNGMGIDFQIGFNSKGKPTTLSTLYLNSQAQVGIGTKDPLEKLHLNGSIRGNIGTGALRIKSGSGYIDVGAQNTSWAHIYTDRAKFIFNKDIYSITNGFSSYDNDLILRTKGSEKLRITDETGNVGIGTTTPTYKLETRGDIYANGGWLRVSGNSGVFFQTHGGGFQMTDNTWIRTYGNKNFYHNTGVMRTDGTFQVGSGGARMLVKTDGKVGIGTTNPDQLLTVNGNIHAKEVFVDTEGPLADYVFEQYYEGFSDLKPSYEIPTLKEVESYTKAHKHLPGIPTAKEVKEKGLSLGTMSNLLLEKIEELTLYTIDQEKNLERLNQENEILKNRLEKIELLLSNPKVNSYEK; encoded by the coding sequence ATGAAAACAAGAAATATTTTAGCAATAGCAGGAATTGCATTAACTCATATCGCATATAGTCAAAACATTTTTCCAAAAAGTGGAAATGTAGGAATTGGGACAACTTCTCCTAAAAATTCTTTAGAAATCTATCAATCCTCTGGAGAAGCTTCACTTAATTTAATTGGTAATGATGAATGTTTATTCAGTACTTATTGTGATTCTGATATTTCCAATATTCAATTTACCAATAAAAACACGAATGTTAAATCGGCTATAGTTGGTGTTAAAGATTCAAAGAATGTAAATGGAATGGGAATAGATTTTCAAATAGGGTTTAATTCAAAAGGAAAACCAACGACATTAAGTACTTTGTATTTAAATTCACAGGCTCAAGTTGGAATTGGAACGAAGGATCCTTTAGAAAAATTACATCTTAATGGAAGTATACGAGGAAATATAGGAACGGGAGCCTTACGAATTAAATCGGGATCAGGGTATATAGATGTAGGAGCGCAAAATACTTCTTGGGCACATATTTATACAGATCGAGCAAAATTTATATTTAATAAAGATATATATAGCATTACTAATGGATTTTCTTCTTATGATAATGATTTAATTTTAAGAACCAAGGGAAGTGAGAAGTTGCGAATTACCGATGAGACAGGAAATGTGGGAATTGGAACAACAACCCCAACTTATAAATTAGAGACTCGAGGTGATATATATGCCAATGGTGGTTGGTTACGCGTATCAGGTAATTCAGGTGTCTTTTTTCAAACCCATGGAGGAGGATTTCAAATGACAGATAATACGTGGATACGAACGTATGGGAATAAGAACTTTTACCATAATACAGGGGTTATGCGAACGGATGGAACCTTTCAAGTAGGATCTGGAGGTGCAAGAATGTTAGTAAAGACGGATGGTAAAGTAGGAATTGGAACAACCAATCCTGATCAATTATTAACGGTTAATGGAAACATTCATGCCAAAGAAGTTTTTGTCGATACAGAAGGTCCTTTAGCAGATTATGTATTTGAACAGTATTATGAAGGCTTTTCTGATTTAAAACCTTCTTATGAAATTCCTACATTAAAAGAGGTTGAGTCTTACACAAAAGCGCATAAACATTTACCAGGTATTCCAACGGCTAAAGAAGTAAAAGAAAAAGGGTTAAGTCTGGGTACTATGTCAAATTTATTATTAGAAAAGATAGAAGAACTAACCCTTTATACCATTGATCAAGAAAAGAATTTAGAAAGACTTAATCAAGAAAATGAAATACTTAAGAATCGTTTAGAAAAAATAGAGTTGTTGTTATCAAATCCAAAAGTTAATTCTTATGAAAAATAA
- a CDS encoding DNA helicase (KEGG: tga:TGAM_0975 ATP-dependent DNA helicase RecG) — protein MKKYLLLYSLLGCYTLLLSQEIEWQKSLGGAQEEYLFDAIPTLDYGYIVAGSSVSSSSGTKELHSYGNLDYWIWKMKENGDLEWEQNLGGTGNDFLRSIRYTSDGGYILGGSSDSPINEVKTDSCRGKQDYWIVKLDPKGEVQWQKTLGGSEDDQLEVIRPLSDNGGYILAGTSSSSTSFEKEEETRGNTDYWIVKLDNQGDSQWQRTLGGNYADEVKGLEVLPENKGYMVYGYSNSTISGDKEVKNKGLGDVWVVRLTSEGEVLWQESYGGKGDDIPTGLQITEEGNYVLLGYSNSNTEEGTDYWLMEFDDLGNIHFEETYNVGTTDIATGLTKNKDHSYLISGYTRTNYKNANGQEKKGIEDYVAIKVDKQGKKQWEKQLGGKGSDRLLNTVQTRDGGYLLSGTSNSNANRDKSARSNGLKDYWVVKLKDRLVDTEVIEEDRSIQLYPVPTERYLTVVVPYDFQQGTTHIYDYAGRLLQSQELKSRTEVLDLLSLGSGLYIIKIQTDKEEVSKKIVKK, from the coding sequence ATGAAAAAGTATTTATTATTGTACAGTCTATTAGGCTGTTATACCTTATTGTTATCCCAAGAGATCGAGTGGCAAAAGAGCTTGGGAGGTGCTCAGGAAGAGTATTTATTTGATGCCATCCCCACCTTAGATTACGGATATATAGTAGCAGGAAGTTCCGTTTCCTCTAGTAGCGGTACCAAAGAATTACATTCTTATGGTAATTTGGACTATTGGATTTGGAAGATGAAGGAGAATGGTGACTTAGAATGGGAACAAAATCTAGGGGGAACGGGTAATGACTTTTTACGAAGCATTCGCTATACTTCCGATGGAGGGTATATTTTAGGAGGTTCCTCTGATTCCCCTATTAATGAAGTAAAAACCGATTCATGCAGAGGAAAACAAGACTATTGGATTGTAAAATTAGACCCTAAAGGAGAAGTTCAATGGCAAAAGACCCTAGGAGGATCAGAAGACGATCAGTTGGAGGTGATTCGTCCATTGAGTGATAATGGGGGTTATATTCTAGCAGGAACTTCCAGTTCAAGTACCTCTTTTGAAAAAGAAGAAGAAACCCGAGGCAATACGGATTATTGGATTGTAAAGTTAGATAATCAAGGAGATTCCCAGTGGCAAAGGACTTTAGGAGGGAACTATGCTGATGAAGTAAAGGGCTTAGAAGTACTACCAGAGAACAAAGGCTATATGGTATACGGTTATTCCAATTCTACCATTTCAGGAGACAAAGAAGTTAAGAATAAAGGCTTAGGCGATGTTTGGGTAGTGCGTTTAACATCAGAAGGTGAAGTGCTATGGCAAGAGAGCTATGGAGGAAAAGGAGATGATATCCCGACAGGTTTGCAAATCACAGAAGAAGGGAACTATGTTTTATTAGGTTACAGTAATAGTAACACGGAAGAAGGTACGGACTATTGGTTAATGGAATTTGATGATTTAGGCAACATACATTTTGAAGAGACCTACAACGTAGGAACTACGGATATAGCGACAGGGCTTACAAAGAACAAAGACCACAGTTATTTAATTAGTGGTTATACAAGGACGAATTATAAGAATGCCAACGGTCAGGAGAAAAAGGGAATAGAGGATTATGTGGCAATAAAAGTAGATAAGCAAGGAAAGAAGCAATGGGAGAAGCAATTAGGAGGTAAAGGCTCAGATCGCTTATTGAATACCGTACAAACAAGAGATGGAGGCTATTTGCTATCCGGAACATCGAATTCAAATGCTAACCGAGACAAGAGTGCTAGGAGTAATGGTTTGAAGGATTATTGGGTGGTGAAACTCAAGGATAGATTAGTAGACACAGAAGTGATAGAAGAAGATCGAAGCATTCAATTGTATCCTGTTCCGACAGAACGTTATCTAACAGTGGTAGTGCCGTATGATTTCCAGCAAGGGACAACCCATATTTATGATTATGCAGGTCGTTTATTGCAAAGTCAGGAGTTAAAGAGTAGAACAGAGGTGTTGGATTTATTGTCATTAGGCAGTGGCTTGTATATCATAAAGATTCAAACGGATAAGGAAGAAGTAAGTAAGAAGATCGTAAAGAAATAA
- the prpD gene encoding 2-methylcitrate dehydratase (Involved in the catabolism of short chain fatty acids (SCFA) via the tricarboxylic acid (TCA)(acetyl degradation route) and via the 2-methylcitrate cycle I (propionate degradation route). Catalyzes the stereospecific dehydration of (2S,3S)-2- methylcitrate (2-MC) to yield the cis isomer of 2-methyl-aconitate (PubMed:16689789). Could also catalyze the dehydration of citrate and the hydration of cis-aconitate (By similarity); Belongs to the PrpD family.; KEGG: bba:Bd2500 2-methylcitrate dehydratase), whose amino-acid sequence MYTKHDVKVYPSKANLPREEQLAYKLAKVALDKAPISKAVKDMVINRIIDNASVAIASVNRIPPTIAREQALGHPKEKGATIFGLPASIKVHAEWAAWANCTAVRELDFHDTYLAADYSHPGDSIPAIISVAQQLNKTGDAILRGIVAAYEVHVNLVKAICLHEHKIDHIAHLCPAQAAGICALLDLDVETTYQAIQQALHTSISTRQSRKGEISSWKANVPAHGAKLAIEAVDRAMRGEKSPSPIYEGEDSVIAWILDGPDAHYTIPLPDKGTEKTAILETYTKEHSAEYQSQALIDLAFRMREKITDFSQIEHILIETSHHTHYVIGTGANDPQKMDPNATRETLDHSIMYIFAVALEDGVWHHEKSYAKERANKPETIVTWNKIETIEKPEWTAIYHDPNPDKKGFGGKVIITMKDGSTITDQLAIANAHPNGARPFVREHYVQKFDTLTNELITSTERNRFIQLVENLENLTNEEVQHLNVVMDNEPVFESNKKGIF is encoded by the coding sequence ATGTATACAAAACATGATGTAAAGGTCTATCCTTCTAAAGCTAATTTACCAAGAGAAGAACAATTAGCTTATAAATTAGCTAAAGTTGCTCTTGATAAAGCACCTATTAGCAAAGCAGTTAAAGATATGGTCATTAACCGTATTATCGATAATGCTTCAGTAGCCATTGCTTCAGTCAATAGAATTCCTCCAACGATTGCAAGAGAACAAGCTCTAGGACACCCTAAAGAAAAGGGTGCTACTATATTTGGACTACCTGCTTCCATTAAAGTACATGCTGAATGGGCGGCTTGGGCCAACTGTACAGCCGTTCGAGAATTGGATTTTCACGATACGTATTTAGCAGCTGATTATTCTCACCCAGGAGACAGTATTCCTGCTATTATTAGTGTTGCTCAACAATTAAACAAAACAGGTGATGCTATTTTACGAGGAATTGTTGCTGCTTACGAAGTACATGTTAATTTAGTAAAAGCGATCTGTTTACACGAACATAAAATCGATCATATCGCGCATTTGTGTCCAGCGCAAGCTGCCGGTATTTGTGCTTTATTAGATTTAGACGTTGAAACAACCTATCAAGCCATTCAACAAGCTTTGCATACTTCAATCAGTACACGTCAATCAAGAAAAGGTGAAATATCCTCTTGGAAAGCGAATGTTCCTGCTCATGGTGCTAAGTTAGCCATCGAAGCAGTTGATCGAGCAATGAGAGGAGAAAAAAGTCCTTCCCCTATCTATGAAGGAGAAGATTCTGTTATCGCATGGATACTTGATGGTCCAGATGCTCATTATACGATTCCTTTACCTGATAAAGGAACTGAAAAGACCGCTATTCTAGAGACGTATACAAAAGAACACTCTGCTGAATATCAATCACAAGCTTTAATTGATTTAGCTTTTAGAATGCGTGAAAAGATTACGGATTTCTCACAAATTGAACATATCCTAATCGAAACTTCTCATCATACACATTACGTAATTGGTACAGGTGCTAACGATCCCCAAAAGATGGATCCAAATGCAACACGAGAAACATTAGATCATTCCATTATGTACATTTTTGCTGTGGCTTTAGAAGATGGTGTATGGCATCATGAAAAAAGTTATGCTAAAGAAAGAGCCAATAAACCTGAAACTATTGTTACATGGAATAAAATTGAAACCATTGAAAAACCAGAATGGACAGCTATTTATCATGATCCTAATCCTGATAAAAAAGGTTTTGGGGGAAAAGTAATCATTACGATGAAAGATGGATCTACCATTACTGATCAATTAGCTATTGCTAATGCACATCCTAACGGTGCTCGTCCATTTGTAAGGGAACATTATGTCCAAAAATTTGATACGTTAACAAATGAATTGATTACATCTACAGAACGAAATCGTTTCATTCAATTAGTTGAAAATCTTGAAAATCTAACCAATGAAGAAGTTCAACATCTCAATGTAGTAATGGATAATGAACCTGTTTTTGAATCGAATAAAAAAGGAATCTTTTAA
- the prpB gene encoding methylisocitrate lyase (Involved in the catabolism of short chain fatty acids (SCFA) via the 2-methylcitrate cycle I (propionate degradation route). Catalyzes the thermodynamically favored C-C bond cleavage of (2R,3S)-2-methylisocitrate to yield pyruvate and succinate via an alpha-carboxy-carbanion intermediate; Belongs to the isocitrate lyase/PEP mutase superfamily. Methylisocitrate lyase family.; KEGG: pub:SAR11_1155 methylisocitrate lyase) → MIIHPKQPSEKRADFVKALQTGELLQFPGAYNALVAKLIEKLEFDGLYVSGGVMANTLGLADIGLTTQSEVVQMSSDIAKVSSLPTIMDIDTGFGEPMNVFRTIKEIEYRGLSGCHLEDQVNPKRCGHLDNKQIVETTEMVKKVRAAVDARTDANFQIIARTDARAKEGLESTIDRIKAYVDAGATIIFPEALKDEKEFEAVRKAIDVPLLANMTEFGKSKLLTKQQLKDLGFNIVIYPVTTQRLAMKNVEDGLTHIKEIGDQIDIVEKMQTRKRLYEVIDYEKYNEIDSSIFNFNI, encoded by the coding sequence ATGATCATACACCCAAAACAACCCAGTGAAAAAAGAGCTGATTTCGTAAAAGCCTTACAAACAGGTGAATTACTTCAGTTCCCCGGAGCCTATAATGCATTAGTAGCCAAGCTTATTGAAAAACTTGAATTTGATGGACTATATGTTTCTGGAGGTGTTATGGCGAACACCTTAGGGCTAGCCGATATCGGTTTAACGACCCAATCAGAAGTCGTTCAGATGTCTAGTGATATTGCCAAAGTAAGTTCTTTACCCACCATTATGGATATTGACACCGGTTTTGGAGAACCTATGAATGTTTTTAGAACAATTAAAGAAATCGAATACAGAGGTTTATCTGGATGTCATTTAGAAGATCAAGTCAACCCTAAACGATGTGGTCATTTAGATAATAAACAAATTGTAGAAACCACCGAAATGGTAAAAAAAGTTCGTGCTGCTGTAGATGCTCGAACTGATGCTAACTTTCAAATTATAGCTCGAACTGATGCTCGAGCAAAAGAAGGTTTAGAAAGTACTATTGACCGTATTAAGGCCTATGTGGATGCTGGTGCAACCATTATATTTCCTGAAGCATTAAAAGATGAAAAAGAATTTGAAGCTGTTCGAAAAGCAATTGATGTTCCATTATTAGCCAATATGACCGAATTTGGTAAATCCAAACTTTTAACCAAACAACAATTAAAAGATCTAGGATTTAACATTGTCATATATCCTGTAACAACTCAGCGATTAGCAATGAAAAATGTAGAAGATGGCCTAACACATATTAAAGAAATAGGAGATCAAATTGATATTGTAGAAAAAA